In one window of Ruminococcus albus AD2013 DNA:
- a CDS encoding 3-hydroxyacyl-CoA dehydrogenase family protein has protein sequence MKIGIAGYGKMGKDIFSLLFDNLNNAEFTVLVRSCPEEHTTAVMKTLDKQLRRKKLTDEEYEAKKAAFKFTFDTAELDGCDAVIETISENLEAKNSLFRNIADKVSDNCLLLTNTSSLNIKKVFEGVSNPQRCLGMHFFYPVKLTEFVELNLMDNTSGEAIRLAESLVKEFGRKSICFYGVYHVYLNQILSAMISHGIYLCEYFHTSVPALSASLEKMYSVAGVFDILDSIGLGLMADNQSNFSLKRNKQLLGYGCERMNQWRSQGCADSPHSFLDFIRIQEQGNTEDCDDAPIYMAAFILAETSFALEEVGIKPDVFLEAVSCTLGTVDTLPEMYRKYGAERLKSALDKLYETSGFASYRYDPDLLEKFYS, from the coding sequence ATGAAAATCGGAATTGCAGGGTACGGAAAAATGGGAAAGGACATTTTTTCCTTACTTTTTGATAACCTGAATAATGCTGAATTTACAGTACTTGTCCGCTCCTGCCCAGAAGAACATACCACTGCTGTGATGAAGACTCTTGACAAGCAGCTTCGACGAAAAAAGCTGACAGACGAAGAATACGAAGCTAAGAAAGCAGCATTTAAATTCACTTTTGATACCGCTGAACTAGATGGCTGTGATGCTGTGATCGAGACTATTTCTGAAAACCTTGAGGCTAAGAACTCTCTTTTCAGAAATATTGCGGATAAAGTATCGGATAATTGCCTTCTTTTGACGAACACTTCCTCTTTGAATATAAAAAAGGTGTTCGAGGGTGTTTCAAACCCTCAGCGTTGTTTGGGTATGCATTTTTTCTACCCGGTCAAGCTGACAGAATTTGTAGAACTTAACCTCATGGATAATACTTCCGGTGAAGCAATTCGTTTGGCTGAAAGCCTTGTGAAAGAATTCGGACGCAAGAGTATCTGCTTTTACGGGGTTTATCATGTGTATCTTAACCAGATTCTTTCTGCAATGATTTCGCACGGAATATACCTTTGTGAGTATTTTCACACTTCCGTTCCTGCACTTTCAGCTTCTTTGGAAAAGATGTACTCCGTTGCAGGTGTATTTGATATTCTCGACAGTATCGGGCTTGGACTTATGGCCGATAATCAGTCAAATTTCAGCCTGAAACGCAATAAGCAGCTTCTTGGATATGGCTGTGAGAGGATGAACCAATGGCGAAGTCAGGGATGCGCTGATAGTCCCCATAGTTTCCTTGATTTTATCAGAATTCAGGAACAGGGTAATACTGAAGACTGCGATGATGCACCGATTTATATGGCTGCATTTATCCTTGCTGAAACTTCTTTCGCACTTGAAGAAGTCGGTATCAAGCCTGATGTTTTCCTCGAAGCCGTAAGCTGCACTCTGGGCACTGTCGATACTCTGCCTGAAATGTACAGAAAATACGGTGCTGAAAGACTTAAATCTGCACTTGATAAACTCTATGAAACGTCAGGTTTTGCATCTTACAGATATGATCCTGATCTATTGGAAAAATTCTATTCGTGA
- a CDS encoding beta-ketoacyl-[acyl-carrier-protein] synthase family protein: protein MKKVVITGLGAVTALGNNVADYWNSLIEGKSGMRTITRVSAENHDTTVAAEVDDSFEEVVSKYWKKRMLSATTKAVRIGLVSAEEAIEDSGADFASLDRSRIGIICGLADNTYEGAEKENKSNITLKSMPSELPAMIAIKHNITGPSFNMSTACASSGYALALGKHLIQSGLCDMIIVGGLSYVMNDAVLYGFNQLLAMSANPDPNKACRPFTKNRDGFIMGEGGGTMILESEEHAISRKAKVYCELAGASISCEANSLTAPQADGVGMSYSMRCALEDAGIAPEKVDYINAHGTSTTLNDLYETLAIKQVFGDKAYDIPVSSIKAAIGHTLSACGVLEGIACVKAIETGVLPPTVHFDEPDPQLDLNYIPNTAQKKDINVAVSNSFGFGGHDATLVFRKYN from the coding sequence ATGAAAAAAGTAGTTATAACAGGTCTTGGCGCAGTAACAGCACTGGGAAACAATGTTGCGGATTACTGGAATTCGCTGATCGAAGGAAAAAGCGGTATGCGTACTATCACTCGTGTATCTGCTGAAAATCATGATACTACAGTTGCAGCAGAGGTTGATGACTCTTTTGAGGAGGTCGTTTCAAAGTACTGGAAAAAACGTATGCTCAGTGCAACTACCAAAGCCGTAAGAATTGGACTTGTATCTGCAGAAGAAGCTATCGAGGACAGCGGCGCCGATTTTGCTTCACTTGACCGTTCTCGTATAGGTATTATCTGCGGTCTTGCTGATAACACCTATGAAGGTGCGGAAAAGGAAAACAAGTCCAACATAACGCTGAAAAGTATGCCGAGCGAGCTGCCTGCTATGATAGCGATCAAGCACAATATCACCGGACCATCTTTCAATATGAGTACTGCCTGCGCTTCATCAGGATATGCACTGGCTCTGGGAAAGCATCTTATCCAGTCAGGTCTATGCGATATGATAATAGTTGGCGGACTTTCCTATGTGATGAATGACGCAGTGCTTTACGGATTCAACCAGCTTCTTGCAATGTCAGCAAACCCCGACCCTAACAAGGCGTGCAGACCTTTCACAAAAAATCGTGACGGTTTCATCATGGGCGAGGGCGGCGGAACAATGATCCTGGAATCTGAGGAGCACGCAATATCTAGAAAAGCTAAAGTATACTGTGAACTTGCAGGTGCTTCTATAAGCTGTGAGGCAAACAGCCTTACTGCTCCACAGGCAGATGGTGTGGGTATGTCATACTCCATGAGATGTGCACTTGAAGATGCAGGCATCGCTCCTGAGAAAGTAGATTACATCAATGCCCACGGAACTTCCACCACCCTCAATGATCTATATGAAACTTTGGCGATAAAACAGGTTTTCGGAGATAAAGCCTATGATATTCCTGTTTCTTCCATAAAGGCTGCTATCGGTCACACGCTATCCGCCTGCGGCGTACTTGAGGGTATCGCCTGCGTAAAGGCTATCGAAACAGGCGTACTTCCGCCTACAGTCCATTTTGATGAACCTGATCCGCAGCTTGACCTGAACTATATACCCAATACCGCACAGAAAAAGGATATCAACGTTGCCGTATCAAATTCATTTGGCTTCGGCGGTCATGATGCGACACTCGTTTTCAGAAAATACAACTGA
- a CDS encoding alpha/beta hydrolase, which yields MKWSIRELLNPVVTRSMLYGSDPFDTEYVLKRVDEINVMSGKKIQAVWLGEWGKKIAHYAELRDQNEAKGNRISARAYAKMVAQCWYACYMVNIQDLEQKVSIYNNLAESYRKYTELCDNKIEYIEIDTAFGKLPAYIHYPDDGSKESYPIAITYSGIGSCKEELDMLAMPLNERGVAVITPDMPGTGGAVIWNNVKCGGDELEAAFESIYKFIDSRSELDSSRIANFGLCMGGGYAIRATVKNPAVKCCAALFPLMICYCKVDSVPIWMKKGKWTSCQTNDDYMETMNILSEGTLSSDFLLVHSDYDNWMTHEANDILYSKAKGYKERLEVTERPAYVSEETIMHAMPVGEQFHWVKHITADFIAQRLTGETR from the coding sequence ATGAAATGGTCGATCAGAGAACTTCTTAACCCGGTGGTTACAAGATCAATGCTTTACGGAAGCGATCCTTTTGACACTGAGTACGTTCTGAAACGAGTGGACGAGATAAACGTTATGAGCGGTAAGAAGATTCAGGCAGTATGGCTTGGCGAATGGGGCAAGAAGATCGCTCACTACGCAGAACTTCGTGATCAGAATGAGGCTAAGGGAAACCGCATCTCCGCAAGAGCATACGCCAAAATGGTCGCCCAGTGCTGGTATGCCTGCTATATGGTCAATATCCAGGACTTAGAGCAGAAGGTCTCCATATATAATAATCTTGCCGAAAGCTACAGAAAGTATACTGAACTTTGCGATAACAAAATAGAGTATATTGAGATAGATACTGCTTTCGGCAAGCTTCCTGCGTATATCCACTACCCCGATGACGGCAGTAAGGAAAGCTATCCCATTGCCATTACATATTCCGGTATCGGAAGCTGCAAGGAGGAACTTGATATGCTGGCTATGCCCCTTAATGAGCGTGGCGTAGCAGTTATCACACCCGATATGCCCGGTACCGGCGGCGCTGTTATCTGGAATAACGTTAAGTGCGGAGGTGACGAGCTGGAAGCAGCTTTTGAGAGTATTTACAAGTTCATCGACAGCCGCAGTGAGCTGGACAGCAGCCGAATAGCTAACTTCGGTCTGTGCATGGGCGGCGGTTATGCTATCAGAGCAACTGTAAAAAATCCCGCTGTAAAATGCTGCGCAGCATTGTTCCCGCTTATGATATGCTACTGCAAGGTCGATTCTGTTCCGATATGGATGAAGAAAGGCAAGTGGACTTCCTGCCAGACAAATGACGACTACATGGAAACAATGAACATTCTTTCCGAGGGTACACTAAGCTCCGATTTCTTACTTGTTCACAGCGACTACGATAACTGGATGACCCATGAGGCTAATGATATCCTTTACAGCAAGGCTAAAGGTTATAAGGAGAGACTTGAGGTCACCGAAAGACCTGCCTATGTTTCCGAAGAAACAATCATGCACGCAATGCCTGTAGGTGAGCAGTTCCATTGGGTAAAACATATCACCGCTGATTTCATTGCACAAAGACTTACAGGAGAAACCAGATGA
- a CDS encoding class I adenylate-forming enzyme family protein, giving the protein MSKNFFDYFSKYAQETPNKILLRIDENTLTYSRFMEKTAVFGSALKKMGIGVDDKVGLVMPNSIEWYIAFWSAVRIGAQPVPIDPQSGSLELSRLIPSTTVKMLFVSEKYRTNHIINAVDKIVPEEFSLSKVVCFAPENAVPQKECFISAEKFAAEFGETECDIYQPEYLHTMSLACTSGSTGTPKILAIPSGGFLSTQKDMGDYLEFKSDDVMMLGMTLYHQGGFGMGLQMALKGGSVMYQPQFNPISFLETVQKYKVNIIQLTSTLAKVLLSTPDFDKYDLSSVRICYFAGEVLPKEIADTFVKKLNIRVINIIGSSETCTMVVWDSAKDGDTDPSDFKKLYFTDYRVIDADKNDVAEGETGELCVYTDGVITEYFGNPELSAEKILTDSQGRRWFCTGDLVNNLPGGIVRFAGRSKRIIKRGGNLVHAEEVEACLLTHPKIAAAAVTDEPHPIIGQQIVAYIQPKGDEKITRGELARYFDGKLSSYKVPDKVIPVEEIPKDIGKIQFKYLRKKEYK; this is encoded by the coding sequence ATGAGCAAGAATTTCTTTGATTATTTCAGCAAATACGCTCAGGAGACGCCGAACAAGATCCTTTTGAGAATAGATGAAAATACACTGACTTACAGCCGTTTCATGGAGAAAACTGCTGTGTTCGGTTCTGCGCTTAAAAAGATGGGCATAGGCGTAGATGATAAGGTTGGTCTGGTAATGCCAAACAGTATCGAATGGTATATTGCATTCTGGTCAGCCGTAAGAATAGGCGCTCAGCCTGTTCCGATCGACCCACAGAGCGGTTCGCTGGAACTTTCCAGGCTTATACCGTCAACTACAGTCAAAATGCTGTTCGTGTCTGAAAAATACAGAACCAATCATATAATCAATGCAGTGGATAAGATCGTTCCCGAGGAGTTTTCTCTTTCAAAAGTCGTTTGCTTTGCTCCCGAGAACGCTGTACCTCAGAAAGAATGCTTCATAAGCGCCGAGAAGTTCGCAGCTGAATTCGGCGAGACTGAATGCGATATCTATCAGCCTGAGTACCTTCACACCATGTCACTTGCCTGCACTTCAGGAAGCACCGGCACTCCAAAGATACTTGCGATACCCTCCGGCGGATTTCTTTCCACACAGAAGGATATGGGCGATTATCTGGAATTCAAGTCCGATGATGTTATGATGCTTGGTATGACCCTGTATCATCAGGGTGGATTCGGAATGGGTCTGCAAATGGCACTCAAAGGCGGTAGTGTAATGTATCAGCCCCAGTTCAATCCAATATCCTTCCTGGAAACTGTCCAGAAATACAAAGTCAATATCATTCAGCTCACTTCCACACTTGCTAAGGTCCTGCTCTCAACTCCAGATTTTGACAAGTATGACCTTTCATCTGTTCGTATCTGCTACTTCGCAGGCGAAGTTTTGCCCAAGGAGATCGCCGATACATTTGTCAAGAAGCTGAACATACGAGTTATCAATATAATCGGTTCCTCTGAAACCTGTACTATGGTAGTATGGGATTCTGCCAAGGACGGTGACACTGACCCCAGTGATTTCAAGAAGCTTTACTTCACCGATTATCGGGTTATTGATGCAGACAAGAACGATGTTGCCGAGGGTGAAACGGGTGAACTATGCGTATACACCGACGGCGTTATCACCGAGTATTTCGGAAATCCTGAACTGTCCGCTGAAAAGATACTCACCGATAGTCAGGGCAGAAGATGGTTCTGCACAGGCGATCTAGTAAACAATCTGCCCGGTGGTATAGTACGTTTTGCGGGACGCAGCAAGCGTATAATCAAGCGTGGCGGAAACCTTGTCCATGCTGAAGAAGTTGAAGCTTGTCTGCTCACTCATCCTAAGATCGCTGCCGCAGCTGTAACTGATGAGCCGCACCCGATCATAGGTCAGCAAATAGTTGCCTACATTCAGCCAAAGGGTGATGAAAAGATAACAAGAGGCGAACTTGCACGCTATTTTGACGGTAAACTTTCTTCCTACAAAGTGCCTGATAAAGTAATTCCGGTTGAGGAGATCCCAAAGGATATCGGCAAGATACAGTTTAAATATCTCAGAAAAAAGGAGTATAAATGA
- a CDS encoding acyl carrier protein — MNNLDWNEFKQVVSDYVGVDADEITRDTDVFDDLYLDSLGLFGLGSHITDTYKLNVALSLVASISRVGEFFDLLNEKGTPVEE, encoded by the coding sequence ATGAACAATCTTGATTGGAACGAATTCAAACAGGTAGTTTCCGACTATGTAGGTGTTGACGCTGATGAGATCACAAGAGATACTGACGTTTTCGACGACCTGTATCTTGATTCTCTTGGACTGTTCGGTCTTGGTTCACATATTACAGATACTTACAAGCTTAATGTTGCATTGTCATTGGTAGCATCTATCAGCAGGGTAGGGGAGTTTTTCGACCTGCTAAACGAGAAAGGTACACCTGTTGAGGAATAA
- a CDS encoding thioesterase II family protein, translating into MTLFFFPHAGGSAKSYASFKRFLPKDLNVITMELSGRFTRSDRPMLHDIESCISELFDSNEKLSELLKEGDYAVFGHSMGTVLATEFVRQIREKGYPAPVHMFLSGKNAPDENLHCFGDIDKVTDMEITEFFDHNSMTFSQVIPDAELVAQINRILCNDVRMAEKYITTPRQVQFGCDVTAIYGTDDTMLKNADMNGWGRYTDKSCEVVAFSGGHFYYTQHKEEVCKLICNKLRLN; encoded by the coding sequence ATGACTCTTTTCTTTTTTCCACACGCAGGCGGTTCCGCAAAGAGCTACGCATCATTCAAACGTTTTCTCCCAAAAGATCTGAATGTGATCACAATGGAACTTTCAGGACGTTTTACACGTTCTGATAGGCCTATGTTACACGATATTGAGTCCTGCATCAGCGAACTTTTTGACAGCAATGAAAAACTGTCGGAACTACTTAAAGAGGGTGACTACGCCGTATTTGGTCACAGCATGGGAACGGTCCTTGCCACCGAATTTGTAAGACAAATAAGGGAAAAGGGTTATCCTGCGCCTGTTCATATGTTCCTATCAGGTAAAAATGCTCCCGACGAAAATCTTCACTGTTTCGGCGATATTGACAAAGTGACCGATATGGAGATAACAGAGTTTTTTGATCATAACAGCATGACATTTTCACAGGTGATACCTGATGCCGAACTCGTCGCACAGATCAACCGTATTCTTTGCAATGATGTGCGAATGGCTGAGAAGTACATCACTACGCCAAGACAGGTGCAGTTTGGCTGTGATGTTACGGCAATATACGGCACAGATGACACCATGCTGAAAAATGCTGACATGAACGGCTGGGGACGGTATACTGACAAAAGCTGTGAAGTTGTTGCGTTCAGCGGCGGTCATTTCTACTATACTCAGCACAAGGAAGAAGTCTGCAAGCTTATCTGCAATAAACTTCGACTCAATTAA